A portion of the Flavobacterium magnum genome contains these proteins:
- a CDS encoding cupin domain-containing protein — MKKYFVQKSPFVVPTDDGKLIEEHHGMASTQNANVSIAHMIAPPHWSEPFQTPEFDEYTYIIKGKKQFIIEGEAIILESGQSIHILKNTRVQYSNPFEEPCEYLAVCLPAFDFNKVHREA; from the coding sequence ATGAAAAAATATTTTGTCCAGAAATCCCCGTTTGTTGTCCCTACTGATGACGGCAAACTAATTGAGGAGCACCACGGCATGGCTTCCACGCAGAATGCCAATGTTTCCATTGCTCATATGATTGCGCCGCCGCACTGGAGCGAACCGTTCCAAACGCCTGAATTCGATGAGTACACCTACATTATAAAGGGAAAAAAGCAATTCATTATTGAAGGGGAAGCAATCATCCTTGAAAGCGGGCAGTCGATACACATCCTGAAAAACACAAGGGTGCAGTATTCCAATCCTTTTGAAGAACCCTGCGAATACCTGGCTGTATGCCTTCCTGCATTCGACTTTAACAAGGTGCATCGCGAGGCGTAA
- a CDS encoding DMT family protein — protein MKSYLTIGLLVLSNIFMTLAWYGHLKFKELRWFENAGLISIVLISWGLAFFEYCFQVPANKIGFEGNGGPFSLLQLKVIQEVITLVVFVIFSMLFFKTESFRWNHAIGFLFLILSVYFIFKK, from the coding sequence ATGAAGAGTTATCTCACAATCGGATTGTTGGTGCTGTCCAATATTTTTATGACATTGGCCTGGTATGGCCATTTGAAGTTTAAAGAGCTGCGGTGGTTTGAAAACGCTGGACTCATCTCCATCGTTTTAATCAGCTGGGGGTTGGCTTTTTTTGAATATTGCTTCCAGGTACCCGCAAATAAGATCGGGTTTGAAGGCAATGGTGGCCCGTTTTCCCTACTACAGCTCAAGGTGATCCAGGAAGTTATTACGCTGGTAGTCTTCGTCATTTTTTCGATGCTGTTTTTTAAGACCGAGAGCTTTCGGTGGAATCATGCCATCGGCTTCCTGTTCCTGATACTTTCCGTATATTTCATTTTCAAAAAATAA